The stretch of DNA GGCACGAGGTCATCGCCGACCCGACCATCGCCGATGCCGTCCTCGATCGCCTCGTCCACAACGCTCACCGCCTCATCCTCAAAGGAGACAGCATGCGAAAAATAGCTGCCCAACGTGCCAATCTTGACGCCGCCAAGAAAAGCTGACCCAACTCCTCACGCCGGCAACGACACCCCGGCCGCCTTCGTCGGAACAGGTGGCCGCATTCGATCGGACCGCATGGTCGCGTTCAATCGGAATCCCTGGCCGCAATCCCCGGAATCCGCAAAGCTGATCCGCAGGGTCGGCAGCGACGACATGAGCCGCGTCACCGAGCAGCATCTGCTTGAGTGGCGCGACGCATTGCTCAAGTCGGTCCCTTCGGGCAAGACCCACGCGGTGGATACGTTGGTCGCGGCGCTGCGGCGGCCTACGTTCCGGCTAGATCTAGGGGAGGTCGGAAGTCCCTTCATCCATCAGACGGCGGTCGCGATGCGGCAGGCTTTCGAACAGGCCAAGCGCAGCGCTCCCTCGCTGCTCGTCCTGGAGGAGATCGATGCCGTCGCTTCGGCGCGGGGGCCTATGTCCCAGGACCACAAGGTGGAGGAATTGACCGAGATCCTCCGAATGATCGAAGCTGCCGCCAAGAACGGCGTCCTCGTGCTGGCGACGACGAATAGGAAGGAAGCCCTCGATCCCGCCGTGCTGCGGACCGGGCGATTCGATCACTCGGTACTCGTGGACTATCCCACTGCCGAGGAAGTCGAACTCGCCATGGAAGGCATGTTGAAGGAGCGGCCCCACGATTTGCTGGATCTGTCGGAGACTAGCCGCGCGTTGGCCGGACGCCCGATGAGCGACGCCGCTTGGGTCGTGAACGAAGCTGCACGGCTTACCGCACGTGCCAAGCAGGACCGAATTTCCGTGGATGCTTTGCGTCAGGCGTTGAAGCGCCTTCGAGCGGGTCCCTCGACAGGCGTGAACGCCTCGTAAAACGGAAATCCGATCGCCGGGCTCTTGACGAGGCAAATTGTCTCGGACGGCTTCGATGTGGAGCGATCCCCGCAGTCGGCGGCCGCGCCGTGCGACACGACGGCCTCGCTGGTGATGGAGTGCGCGGCCGCGGAGTGGCTCGAGCGGCATCAGGACGGGAAGAAATAGAGCGTGGGCCGCGTACCGAGCTATGAGATCGCGTCCCATCTCACGAACGCGATCACGCAGGACCGATGACGAGATCTTCCCGACCGACCGCGCAGACCTTCGCGCAGTTCATGGCAAGTCTTTCACGCGAAGAGATCGAGCGTGTGAACGCACTGAACCGTAAGGAAGCCTTGGAGCAGCACAAGGCGTTTCGCGAAGCGTTCAAGAACGGCTCCTGCAGCTTCTGCGGCGACGCGTTGGCGAGTTTCGACGTCGACAAGCCGTGCCGTCACTGGCTGCTCAAGCCGGAAGGCGCCCGGAAGGAACATATCGAGCGGCTGGCCACGGAACTCAGTTGGGGCGTGCTGGAGAACTACGTGCGATGGGTCGCCAACGAGGAGGCCTTCGCCCAGAACATCAACGATCTCGCCGACGAGGGGACGGGCAAGCTGCTGGAGCTCACCGTCAAGTACAGGAACCTGGAGTGGTCGTTCTCCTGCGGCGCGACCGACCTTGCCGGACATGAGGGCGGCGGCGAGCACTCGAAGGTGCCCCATTGGCATTTCCAGATGTACGTCGATGGCAAGCCGTTCGTCCGCTACAACGACTATCATCTGCCGCTTTCGGAGGAGGACGCGGGCATGCTCGAGTTCATGCGCGCCCACCCCGGCAAGGTTCACCGCAGACTCGCCGGCGGTGCGGGCATGAGCGAGGTCTTCCACGAATCCATGCTCGAAGACCTGGTCGCGAACGGCCGGTCCGGCGCCACCGAGGACGACGCGGAAAGTGCCCCCATCAAGCTCGACACCATCGTTATGGCCGATCCGGCACCACGATGCGCGGCGAGGAAATCTATAATCTCATCCAAGCCGCCCGCGCGGAAGGCGTCACCGTGACGAGGAAGATGCGCGAGCTGAAGAACGTGAAGGTGCAGACCATGGTCTCGCCCGGGCCCGGGGTCGTCCGCCAAGCGCCGCGTTCCGGACGCAAACGCGGCCGCGATAAGGAGGCCGTCTTGCGCGACCGCGTCTGGCGCGAGCAGCGGAAGCGCGAAACCTGACGCACCTACACAGGACCTACAAAGCGCGATCCGCCGGCAAACGCCGAACGCGAGGCGCACACCAAGCAAGATATCGCCGCCGACCGGGAAGGATTCAAAAGACTGCCGGCCAAGCGCGTCTCGTTGCTCCGCTATAGAATGCTCCGAAGCGCCGCCAACTTCCTGCCTCCGGGATCATCGGCGCCGTCCACCTCCAACCTACGCTGAACCTGCTTCAGATACTTCCAGCCCCCCCAGCCGTGCGAGGTATCGGAGGCGACTTGCCACCATAGCTCCGGATCATCCACCAAATTCACAAAGTCCGAAATGTTGAGATTTCTGTCCACGAACTTGGCGCCGACCGCGCTCCGCACGCGCCAACAACGGTCCCACTCCTGCCATGGCATCACGAAAGGCAACTGGTTGCGCAGCATGCGCCATCCGTCCGGAGGCATTCGACTGCCGGCCAAGGCGCGATGGACCTTTTCGAGCGAAAGCCGCATCAGAGCCGCCGGATCCCTCGATTGCCGTCCAAGCGCGCGTGCGAGCAAGAAGGCGCAAAGGTGGCCGTCTTCCTCCGTCGTCAATTCTCCGACCATCCCGGAAACCGCATCGAACCAAGGATCACCGCGTTCGTCGCAGAAAAGGTCGTCCGGATCGATCGTATGCGCCAACCGGGATATCGAAGGCGCGAACTTGAGCTCGCGATTCCGCAAAGCGTCGATCAAGTCACGCGTATGACCTAACAACGCCTGAAGCCACGGCTCGACGTGGTCGCGGCCCAATACGCTTCCGACTCTCTCCAAGGCACCGATGATCGCTCCGCCCTGGAATTGTTCGGCCGCGGACCGTGACACCGACGCGACCGAGGACATGAGGCTCGAAACGACTCTCTCCGACCTATCCTCGCTAGAGGCGATGGTCCTTTCGATGTCGATCCCCGGTACGGTCCAGAATCCTTCCGCGACCAGCAGATCCCCCCGACGTTTCGCGATCTCAGGCGCCGTGCCTGGATCGCGAGAGATTCCCCGCATCAGGTCGTCCATGTCGATCTGCGACAACGCCGCGTTCGTGGCCGGAGACAACAAATCCGTCCCGACCAACGCGCCGACGAACGAAGCCGGCTCCCGCCGCCAAAGCTCCGCTCCGACCCGCGCGGCGAGCGCCTCGTCGAATTCGGGATCCGAGCGGACTTCGTCGAGGACCATCTGGAAGCCCAAGTCCCCGGCCGAGTCGATGTCCTGCGCCAGCCGCCTGACGACCTGCCGTCGCGTGGTAGAAGCCCGAGAGCGATCCAACCCATCAAGGGCTGCGAGCGCCAGGCCGGGGTCCGACGTT from Bradyrhizobium sp. AZCC 1693 encodes:
- a CDS encoding ATP-binding protein, with translation MSRVTEQHLLEWRDALLKSVPSGKTHAVDTLVAALRRPTFRLDLGEVGSPFIHQTAVAMRQAFEQAKRSAPSLLVLEEIDAVASARGPMSQDHKVEELTEILRMIEAAAKNGVLVLATTNRKEALDPAVLRTGRFDHSVLVDYPTAEEVELAMEGMLKERPHDLLDLSETSRALAGRPMSDAAWVVNEAARLTARAKQDRISVDALRQALKRLRAGPSTGVNAS
- a CDS encoding GAP1-N1 domain-containing protein; protein product: MVDGRSVTGFEVQQTLHGYGEGHRLLSGLASLPPRDARTMLILSDSAVGGAKLPEEGYLTGYPLAESAKYVLARTWPAPEMKRPGCVWTHSVIIDFADLASLSSASAILRLFRRPEAVTREMYEGPLTVGDPASPEPGKFDSDIAAGLLGALYGSPDSKIVGGLDAGLDEDIVLRVWMQQWPRLRRSFRFCTFTASDRSTQSDSFDLQLIPNVSSIPRLRLPNLVSPGEATRAPELEPLVEDLLDPDVDGLRRFLRESGVEVSEGRGAMRPLCAVFAFVRGRTSDPGLALAALDGLDRSRASTTRRQVVRRLAQDIDSAGDLGFQMVLDEVRSDPEFDEALAARVGAELWRREPASFVGALVGTDLLSPATNAALSQIDMDDLMRGISRDPGTAPEIAKRRGDLLVAEGFWTVPGIDIERTIASSEDRSERVVSSLMSSVASVSRSAAEQFQGGAIIGALERVGSVLGRDHVEPWLQALLGHTRDLIDALRNRELKFAPSISRLAHTIDPDDLFCDERGDPWFDAVSGMVGELTTEEDGHLCAFLLARALGRQSRDPAALMRLSLEKVHRALAGSRMPPDGWRMLRNQLPFVMPWQEWDRCWRVRSAVGAKFVDRNLNISDFVNLVDDPELWWQVASDTSHGWGGWKYLKQVQRRLEVDGADDPGGRKLAALRSIL